A single Anopheles maculipalpis chromosome 3RL, idAnoMacuDA_375_x, whole genome shotgun sequence DNA region contains:
- the LOC126562546 gene encoding uncharacterized protein LOC126562546 — protein MSPLSILNVFNHLFVSVIFVEQSPKGYVTVRRKHVFRNILVLAATVATVSYLGGSRTFHNFRDMVGTVTEIVHLLKYSINAEIMYMILTWMYQYSNKVITICNKAIAIDNALERMQKPDQACVERNVLIKSLVVFSILLRASFLTMHLFLQFQYNLKYEVYVVLHCSVLVELTMDLQKIFLLYFAYYLAARYQTVVRLLAKLDVVNLDKLGNIYADLSSLKKCMSKTFGILLLALILQTFIACSIHAYLILTQSDHSYQTFANVNQLLINLLLFYFLTQSYDSVEAKEAELKNALKSMQYRNLQKQTRDQKDFYDLVNLKLMMESPKITACGLFEINLQIFYNVFAAIITYIVILFQFRGFEKTP, from the exons ATGAGCCCACTAAGCATACTCAACGTATTCAATCATCTGTTTGTGTCCGTCATTTTTGTCGAACAATCGCCAAAAGGTTATGTGACCGTAAGGCGCAAGCATGTGTTCCGAAACATACTAGTTCTTGCTGCAACAGTGGCGACCGTTAGCTATCTCGGAGGGTCCCGAACATTCCACAACTTTCGCGATATGGTTGGTACGGTGACAGAAATTGTACATCTCCTGAAGTACAGTATCAACGCCGAAATCATGTACATGATACTGACCTGGATGTATCAATACAGCAACAAAGTGATTACGATATGCAATAAAGCTATCGCAATAGACAACGCTTTGGAGCGAATGCAAAAGCCAGACCAAGCTTGCGTTGAACGAAATGTGCTGATAAAATCGCTCGTCGTTTTCAGCATCCTGTTGCGAGCATCATTTTTGACAATGCACTTATTCCTGCAGTTCCAATACAATCTGAAGTACGAGGTGTATGTAGTACTGCACTGCAGTGTGCTGGTCGAGCTTACTATGGATCTGCAGAAGATTTTTCTGTTATATTTTGCTTACTACCTAGCAGCAAGGTATCAAACCGTAGTGCGCTTACTAGCTAAGCTGGATGTGGTAAATCTAGATAAGCTTGGTAACATATACGCTGATTTaagcagtttaaaaaaatgtatgtcaAAAACTTTCGGCATACTACTGCTTGCCCTCATACTACAAACATTTATAGCATGCTCCATTCATGCGTACCTTATCCTCACGCAATCCGATCATTCTTATCAAACATTTGCAAATGTCAATCAACTTTTGATAAaccttttgttgttttactttttgacGCAATCTTATGATTCTGTTGAAGCTAAG GAAGCAGAGCTTAAAAATGCCCtaaaatcaatgcaatacAGAAAcctgcaaaaacaaacgagaGACCAGAAG GACTTTTACGATCTGGTCAATCTGAAGCTAATGATGGAATCGCCAAAAATAACGGCTTGTGGACTGTTCGAAATTAATTTGCAGATATTTTACAAC GTTTTTGCCGCCATTATAACGTACATCGTCATTTTATTCCAGTTCCGGGGATTTGAGAAAACACCGTAA
- the LOC126562739 gene encoding hatching enzyme 1.2-like has protein sequence MGGMVGWFLWVASVAVVLAVLGEARVLGSSRRFRDYDFDFSHLGEALYGSHDTAAIGELVRAWSRSHNASSVNPEELGTYAEGDIHQPLIERNALKFTSSKWKKGVVPYEFSDEFSIGDLAKLFSAFEQFHQKTCIRFVPRTKERDYVVIEGRSSGCWSAVGRMGGRQVLNLQRNGCLQMEGTIVHELMHVLGFLHEHTRHDRDRYVNIFFRNVRPNLVSNFGRESESQTTTLGMPYDYGSVMHYSRTAFSKNGKPTLEPKIKYSGQLGQRVGFSVKDVQKINKLYCHR, from the exons ATGGGAGGCATGGTGGGTTGGTTCCTTTGGGTAGCATCAGTGGCGGTGGTTCTTGCAGTGCTTGGGGAAGCTCGAGTTCTTGGCAGTAGTCGGCGATTCCGGGATTacgattttgatttttcacatctCGGTGAAGCGTTGTACGGGAGCCATGATACGGCTGCGATTGGCGAGTTGGTACGAGCGTGGTCCCGCTCGCACAATGCCAGCAGTGTGAATCCGGAGGAGCTGGGAACTTACGCCGAAGGTGACATCCATCAGCCGCTGATTGAACGGAACGCGCTCAAGTTCACCAGCAGCAAGTGGAAGAAGGGTGTAGTGCCATACGAGTTTAGTGATGAGTTTT CGATCGGTGATCTGGCCAAGCTGTTTTCGGCGTTCGAACAGTTTCATCAGAAAACCTGCATCCGATTTGTGCCGCGCACCAAGGAACGTGACTACGTAGTGATCGAGGGCCGCAGCTCCGGATGCTGGTCCGCCGTAGGTCGGATGGGTGGCCGGCAAGTGCTGAACCTACAGCGCAACGGCTGTCTCCAGATGGAGGGTACCATCGTGCACGAGCTGATGCATGTGCTTGGCTTCCTGCACGAGCACACCCGCCACGATCGGGACCGGTACGTGAACATCTTCTTCCGAAATGTGCGCCCCAATCTGGTCAGCAACTTTGGGCGCGAAAGTGAATCGCAAACCACCACGCTTGGCATGCCGTACGATTATGGCAGCGTTATGCACTACTCCAGAACGGCGTTCAGCAAAAACGGCAAACCGACGCTGGAGCCGAAG ATCAAGTACAGTGGGCAGCTTGGACAGCGCGTCGGCTTTTCGGTGAAGGATGTACAGAAAATCAATAAGCTCTACTGTCATCGGTGA
- the LOC126563055 gene encoding cuticle protein 38-like — MFRLVVLSALLAVAAAAPGHLVHSSPLAYQTVVAAAPALVAQKEISYQKSIIEEPTVEHVGTVVKTIPTGVTHTSSAVVHDTKVQENVYAPAVKKTVVSTPVEKTTYVQAAAPVVHAAPAIYAAPVETVYAAAPVAKTYTYAAQPIAKTYVQSAPAAIAYEAAPVSYVSAPLAKTAYVSSYPSVYAAPAVYANQWH; from the exons atgttCCGATTG GTGGTGTTGTCCGCTCTTCTTGCCGTTGCCGCTGCTGCCCCAGGACATCTGGTCCACTCGAGCCCGCTCGCCTACCAGACCgtcgttgctgctgcaccGGCCCTCGTCGCCCAGAAGGAAATCTCGTACCAGAAGAGCATCATTGAGGAGCCGACCGTGGAGCACGTTGGAACCGTCGTCAAGACCATCCCGACCGGTGTGACGCACACCAGCTCGGCCGTGGTGCACGACACCAAGGTGCAGGAGAATGTGTATGCTCCGGCCGTAAAGAAGACCGTTGTGTCGACTCCGGTTGAGAAGACGACCTACGTCCAGGCTGCTGCTCCGGTCGTTCATGCTGCCCCGGCCATCTATGCTGCTCCGGTTGAGACTGTTTACGCTGCTGCTCCAGTTGCCAAGACGTACACGTACGCTGCCCAGCCAATTGCCAAGACCTACGTGCAGTCTGCTCCAGCTGCCATCGCCTACGAGGCAGCTCCAGTGTCGTACGTTTCGGCTCCTCTGGCTAAGACTGCCTACGTCAGCAGCTACCCGTCCGTGTACGCTGCCCCAGCTGTGTATGCTAACCAGTGGCACTAA
- the LOC126562148 gene encoding lactosylceramide 1,3-N-acetyl-beta-D-glucosaminyltransferase B, producing MFERRPILGVLGCLTLVLTIWQISPRDVTVYREATSPYLPSGQLSLTAPASISSAKQIDQQKLPYDSAESNAIDGRRAAIDAGFASGGTSGTYLVNQTSPGWLVAAAAAALAASPTGSRTVTPSRYRWNGNERVRGREEGREAESVSHKALTSSSSSSSSTISSSSTQSTASLTVASSWGDSLPNDDYTSLIDLKDFKFIINYDYCGSGTDVSRRRRSLKRANALRGTRSPATSTPPLVLILIHSAPTNLAKRNTIRTTWGKQDERVRLIFLMGAVSSNASQRAIENESRLYDDIVQGNFVDAYRNMTYKHVMALKWFVYHCPRAHYVLKTDDDVFINTPVLYNALERVVPQRNLLLCQLKTNQNVKRTHRSKWFVSWREFPSRYYPPHCPGYSILYSPDVAWQLYREAQRQPFFWIDDVHITGTVAQQVNVTITPMDGLYLDSEAKSDLLENRVDASRAVFFFTNPNLSTDEIQRLWETVRSGR from the coding sequence ATGTTCGAGCGCCGGCCGATTCTGGGCGTGCTGGGTTGTCTGACGCTCGTCCTCACGATATGGCAGATCTCGCCACGCGATGTGACCGTCTACCGGGAAGCCACCTCCCCATATCTGCCATCCGGTCAGCTCTCCCTCACGGCACCTGCGTCGATATCATCGGCGAAACAAATCGACCAACAAAAGCTACCGTACGATAGCGCTGAAAGCAATGCCATCGACGGTCGAAGAGCTGCCATCGATGCGGGCTTTGCCAGTGGTGGCACTAGTGGGACATATCTGGTGAATCAAACATCACCCGGGTGGTTAGTGGCGGCGGCAGCCGCTGCTCTAGCTGCATCACCGACGGGCAGCCGCACAGTTACCCCGAGCAGATACAGATGGAACGGCAACGAGCGTGTGCGAGGCCGGGAGGAAGGACGAGAGGCGGAGTCAGTCTCTCATAAAGCTCTCaccagtagcagtagtagcagcagtagtaccattagcagtagtagtacacAGTCGACAGCATCGTTAACAGTAGCTAGCTCGTGGGGAGATTCGTTGCCAAATGATGACTACACTAGTCTGATCGATCTGAAGGACTTTAAGTTCATTATCAACTATGATTACTGCGGGTCGGGGACGGATGTAAGTCGGAGAAGACGTAGCCTTAAGCGTGCAAATGCCTTACGGGGCACGCGGTCCCCTGCGACCTCGACGCCACCGCTAGTGTTAATCCTAATCCACTCGGCGCCCACCAATCTCGCCAAGCGCAACACGATACGGACAACGTGGGGCAAACAGGACGAACGGGTACGGCTCATCTTTCTGATGGGTGCCGTTAGTTCGAATGCAAGCCAGCGGGCCATCGAGAACGAATCGCGCCTGTACGATGACATTGTGCAGGGGAACTTTGTGGATGCTTACCGCAACATGACCTACAAGCATGTGATGGCGTTGAAGTGGTTCGTCTATCACTGTCCGCGTGCTCACTACGTGCTCAAGACGGATGACGACGTGTTTATCAACACACCGGTGCTGTATAACGCACTGGAGCGGGTGGTGCCGCAGCGAAACTTGCTACTGTGCCAGCTTAAAACGAACCAGAATGTTAAGCGTACGCACCGATCGAAATGGTTCGTGAGTTGGCGCGAGTTCCCCTCACGGTACTATCCACCGCACTGTCCAGGCTACTCGATCCTTTACTCACCGGACGTGGCCTGGCAGCTGTACCGTGAGGCACAGCGTCAGCCATTCTTCTGGATCGACGACGTTCACATCACGGGTACGGTGGCGCAGCAAGTGAACGTTACCATCACGCCAATGGATGGACTGTATCTGGATAGTGAGGCCAAGAGTGATCTGCTCGAAAACCGAGTAGACGCTAGCCGCGCGGTGTTCTTTTTTACCAACCCAAATCTTTCCACGGACGAAATTCAACGGCTCTGGGAGACGGTACGGTCTGGTCGATAG
- the LOC126563056 gene encoding cuticle protein 38-like, whose amino-acid sequence MFRLVVLSVVLAVAAAAPKPGLVHSAPLAYSTVVAAAPALVAQKEISYQKSIIEEPTVAHVGTIEKSVPTGYSHQSFTQYHNKQVAEPVYAAGVKKTVVSTPVEKTTYVQAAAPVVHAAPAVYAAPVETVYAAAPVAKTYTYAAQPIAKTYVQAAPAAISYEAAPVSYVSAPLKTSYVSSYPSVYAAPAVYANEWH is encoded by the coding sequence atGTTCCGATTGGTGGTGTTGTCCGTTGTTCTTGCCGTTGCCGCTGCCGCACCGAAGCCCGGTTTGGTGCATTCGGCCCCACTTGCCTACTCGACCgtcgttgctgctgcaccGGCCCTCGTCGCCCAGAAGGAGATCTCGTACCAGAAGAGCATCATCGAGGAACCGACCGTGGCGCACGTTGGCACGATTGAGAAGTCCGTCCCGACCGGATACTCGCACCAGAGCTTCACCCAGTACCACAACAAGCAGGTCGCTGAGCCGGTGTATGCCGCAGGTGTGAAGAAGACCGTTGTGTCGACTCCGGTTGAGAAGACGACCTACGTCCAGGCTGCTGCTCCGGTCGTTCATGCTGCCCCGGCCGTCTATGCTGCTCCGGTTGAGACTGTCTACGCTGCTGCTCCAGTTGCCAAGACGTACACGTACGCTGCCCAGCCAATTGCCAAGACCTACGTGCAGGCTGCTCCAGCTGCCATCTCCTACGAGGCCGCTCCAGTGTCCTACGTTTCGGCTCCTCTGAAGACGTCCTACGTCAGCAGCTACCCGTCCGTGTACGCTGCCCCGGCCGTCTATGCTAACGAATGGCACTAA